TCTTCTCTTCGACCATCTAATGCACATTTTATTCCAGGTATGTcctggcagcagcagaaacagacccCGGGGTCCGACTGCGTCTGCTTGGGAATCACTGATGGAAAGAGATGCTCCTGaatttttaatgcagtgattcTCTAATGATACATTACATTCCACCGAAATTTTATGGAAGTGGTggcagtaataaaaaaaaaaaaaaaaggtgggtgAAAATCCGGGCAACTTGTTCTCGAATAAACAGAAACTttttcagcacaaacacacagcctaTCTAGAGACTTGTAGATGCGTGTCCATTAGCAGAAACCCCTGGGACAAATGAGAGCAGCCGAAATACGAAAAACCTCCAGGTCAGACACTAATGGCTGCCATGACCGATTGAGTTCACACGCTCCTGCTGCTCGGTGAATAAATCACTGTCGCAGTTCAGAGAGGATTTCGCTGCTCTCTTCATTTGAAAGGGCTCCTGACTCAATCGTTAACCTTAACCCTGATACAATGAACAGAAGAGGCCTGTCAGCGCTGGGGCGACCTCGGGCCAAAGTGGCCTGTCAGTCAGCCGCACACAATAAAGACCGGCCGGGTGGACGGCCCGGGTGGACGGCCCGGGACGGCCGCCGTCGCCATGGTTGCTCGAGCCCGTATATTTGGGACGATTTGTTCCTGCCAAGGCGTGTTTAGGCAACATGATAATTTCACCTGTCCCTCACTGGTCGAGACCGATTAGGCTAACAAAGTTAAAGCTCATTGGCCCTGGGCAAAAATGAGTAGCAAATGAGATTAGAATTGAGCATGAGATAAGTGATACACCCTCCTCTTGAAAGGAGAGAGGGTTCTTTTCGGCCTATAATAGCACTGTTGTGGTTGGAATGGAGTCCAACTTcttgctggaggagctggagaggctAGACTGGACCGTCCTTAATTACTATGAATGTATTGATTTGGTGTAAAAGTGCAGCGCGTTGAAAATCCCCGAGCAGCAGATCCTCCGAAGCGTCTGCGCTACGACTACAAGGCTGAACAAGACGGTCCAGCCCAGAGGTTCTGATTTGCTCTCACTGCTCTGTTAGCATCAGTTTAGCTTTAGCGTTCTCTGGTTCGGAGCCACAAACATGAACGGgctaatttaaatatatatatttttttcacttaGCCTTAATGGAATGTTGCCCCACAGATAATTTAAttaagatccatctgtaactaacagtttgctaacagtcaaacagacggacaaacaccggcaaaaacataagCTCCTTTTGCAGAGGAAATCATTTGAATTCCAGTGTGCTCTGTGGATCATCCAGAACATTGTCGGTGTTTACAGAAGCACAGATTAATCTGTTTATAGTGTCTGAAATGAATCTGTAATTACATTTGAGGCAGCACCAGACGCGGATGTCTCCACGCGCTCTGCCCAGCTGAActacacagacaggaagtcatgcttttattttctactaAAATGCTTCCAGAATGTGTGTTCCCCCCCAAGTTAAACTGAAGTTGCGGTTTGACCCACCTCACTGTTGGACAGCTGGTACCAGGGCTGCTTGCCGTAGGTGAAGATCTCCCAGAGGACCACGCCGAAGCTCCAGATGTCGCTCTCTGTGGTGAACTTCCTGTACATGATGCTCTCCGGTGGCATCCAACGGATTGGCAGCATCGTACGTCCTCCCACCTAAAGGACGGAGACGAGGAGATAAGTCGAGTGGGAAGCGGACAGCTTCTAAAATCAGATCGGATGATCTGCTCGGCCCGTAACGTTTAGCCAAATGTATCTTTATTAGAGGAGCTGTGAATAGATATGACCTTAAGAAGGAGAGtgcattaaaaacagcaaaaaggcTTTTCAGTTCAAATCCAgactttaaaaatggaaaaatcGGACAAAATGAtgttcaactagaaaagcactcggagagcacaggcCTCCACCAAGCAGATCATAATTTTGCCATTGTGAGCTAAATAATTTCATagcaatttcatttttttcaagtgttttatttccattttttttgtggaaaaatGTTACTGTGAGGTCTTATATTCAGGATCAAACATAATCTTTTAAAATTCCAATCTTTTTCCATCTTACCCGATAATAATCGGTGCTGTAAATATCTCGGGACATGCCAAAGTCTCCTATTTTGACCACCATGGCCTCGCCCACCAGACAGTTGCGAGTGGCGAGGTCGCGGTGGACGAAGTGCAGCGATGCCAGGTAGACCATGCCCGAGGCGATCTGGGCGGCGATGTGCAGCATCTGAGGCAGGGTGAGCTGGCCCAGCGGGGGCATCTTGGATTCCTCCAGGATACGAGCGTCCGGGCCGTGAGCTCTGCAAGCGACACACACGAGGACGATAGGAGCGTTTTAGGTTCGGGTTGCTCGAGGTCGGGATGCTCAAACATCATGCTAACATACAAAGTGTTATAATTCCACCACTTCATAGTTAATAAACCAAAAACAGTGGATGAAAACGATCTGTAGCAACACTGGCCCATTTTTCAACATGTATCGTAATCCCTGAGCTAAAAGAGTTAGCGTCAAACTAGTTCCTGGTTAGCATATTAGCTAGAAGACATAAATGCATTTTGAAATTTCAGTGCACATGCCATTTATTTAAGCCtggatttaattaaaatgcagcGGTTGAATGCTAATGATGGCTGCTTTCTCTAATGGGCTTTAAAAAATGGTCCCTGGTCCCTTGATATTTCATTTGATAATCACTTtggattataataataatactttatcaGATGCATCAAGTAAAATCACCCTTTTATCTTAACGAATGATAAGTGATTAAATGGAGGGCTAATGCTCCGAGGCATCTGAAATGCAACGACGCAATTTTAATGTGTTGCTTTTATCTAAAATCTGTTCGATGACTAgttttcaaagaaataaaatggagtTAATGTTTGCAGCATGGATGTGTGGGCTggaataaacctttttttattattatctttttttCCACCACTGGGCCTTTAGTTGTTGATGGGCTCTGATGAGAGCCAGTATCTAATCCACTGGAGCTGAATTCCTGGATGCATCCAACGTGTCTCCTTTTGTAAAGAATAAAACACGCCGGCTTCTATTGGCTGTTGAGATGAGCCGAACGCTTCCATTGGGCATTGACCGTGGCATCAACCTTGGGTGGCCTGAAGGACAATGACATCAACAGGCAATCTTACAGATTGAACCCTCCTATGGCATAGGAGCAAACGCGTCACAGACACGGTCGATGCGACCGCGCCACAATAAAGCCATTTAACGGCGGCGCTTAATAGAAAACATGAGCCCTGTATTACGCCTTCAATTGATTTGCAATAATGCAATTCGGAGACGCAGAGCACGTTGATTCTCGGTCGGATCATAAACACCCACTCTCGTGTCTAACTCCGAGCCAAATGAGCAAATCCCAGATGATGTGTCTCCATCCATCCTAATATCGCTCCTCTCCACGTTGTCCCCTCCTTCCAAAGGAAGTAGTCTATACAACCACTATTAGTTTAGAAGGCAGGTGGTGGGATGGGAAAGCAGCTGCATTGTGGGGGCCCTCAGATGTTTCAGCAGTTCTGTCTGCTGGAAATGCGATTTTCACCCGTGAAACATACatcgcaggcacacacacacacacgtgtgtgttcaCCCCCAATCTGTCGTCCGTGGAGGACACCTGGCAGACGGCGTCCATCGTGTTGCTGCGTCTGCTCTAATAGTTCTGTCAAATGGTTTCCCAGGTGGCGAGCGGGCTCTAATGGGTCGGCAGAGACGCGGCTCTCAGGGTCTCGTTGATTTCCCTCCAGAGGTTTCTGAATACggacattttttgcatttgaaattATTCAAAAAGGACGTATTAATGCTACCGTTAGCACGCTGGTTTAGGGTAAGGTAATGGTTTCCAAAAAGCACACCTTAAACTCACTCTTTTTGACATTGATATGAGAGGGCaccttttaaataatgcatctgatccattgcccccccccgagTTTAAACCCTGTCTGGGATGCAAGAACCATTTCTGCCATACGTGTGAGGCTCATGTTGCTGTGCCTGTTTAATTGCCTTATCACCCACACCTGTTCTGCTTGTCAACCCAGGACctgcgtgcggattggctgtggacacacctgagacggattgaggcaaatcaccaccagccctcataatctctactccgcccgctgttcccttcttgtttggtttttctctcggctgtgtatttctgttatGTGTATTATGtcgggctccagccgcccctcatcctgtgtgcagctccaggttgttttttgtgttgaattTATTTCAGTAAAGGATAAATTCAACTATCGCACCaactctgttctctgctttctgcgGTCTGCTCACGTTAGACCGTAACAGTATGATCATTTTAAATAGAGGAAAGAAAGAGTCAAATTTTGCCAAATATTTTAGTTTTAACATCACAGATCAAACTAAGATATCTGTAAAACTCACATTTGTAGTCAGTTTCATGCATTTGAATGCATGGATTCAGCTCTCGGGTAAATGATTCATTGGATTTCCCATTTAGCTGCTAGATGAATGTGACAGAACAACCGTCGAGTTCATAATAAAACCTTTGTGCCGATTCGAGGATGACGGCCGCGTCCGTCTGCTGTGAAAATGCCGCTAtttgtgatgatgaagaggagcatcTACGTAAATGGTTTGAAATGAGCGAATAATCCAGTGAAATCTGACACTTTGACCTGCTTCCTGGTCACTTTAACCGCTCGGAGGATTTTTAATAAACAGGGGTCCACGGTTGTGGGGAATTGAACTCTTGACCTTCAGGCCGCTTACGTACCGAAGGAATCGGTTGAGGTCTCCGTGCCTCATGTATTCAAACACCATGGCCAGCGGTTCTCCGTCGGTGCAGACGCCGTAGAAACGCACGATGTGCTGGTGCTGGAGCACCGtcagaagctccgcctccctctGGAAGTCTTGTCGGGTGGACTCGTTGGCGTCCTTCAACGTCTGCGGCCACACAAAGAGGGCGCATTTAAATAATGGAGCAAATATACGTTTGCTGACTGCgcgatagatggatagatatcTGGGCAGATTTCATCGCTGCGCCGGCCGGCGCTGTGTGGATGATGATGTGTCGCTATAAAAGcatatgaatgaataatgcgATGATAAATCAGAGCGCAGTCTGATTCGCTGCGGTCTGCATTAACCTGTTGTAACACAAGCTATCCTCATAAACCATCTGCCTCTCCTCAAAGACTCTGAAACCTCGTGACGATACGAGCTACCTTCACCTTTCCCGCATTAACAGCCGGAGTGACGACGTGAAATCGCTCACCTTGATTGCGACCAGCATCTTGTCGCTGTCCGGGCTGAGGTGGGCGCACTCGGCCAGGTAGACTTTACCAAACGCTCCTTCGCCCAGCTCCCACTTCAACACGATGTCCTGCCGTTTAATGTGCTGGACACCTGCTCGTAAAGATGCAGAGGGAAGTTGGTAGAATCTGTCAACtgagcattttgtgtttattagaAATGAAAAAACGGTCCCATGTTGAAGAGTGCAATCAAGTAGATTTGGGGAGCGTGTCCCCCCGAGAACAAGCCGACAACCAGCCACACTCACACATGTCTTTCTCCTTGATGATGCCGCAGAAGTACTGTGGATTCTCCACAAAGCTGGATAAACCAGAGTCCTCGTCCGAGGAAGGCGGGCTGGTTCCAAAGTTCATGAAGCGAAGCGACACCGCCAGGTCGTCCTCGGTGCCCAAAACCGAAGAACCTAATGAAACAGGGGTCCGATGCAAACAAGCAGAAGTGAGCAACGTGTGACGCCTAATCAGCCGCCAAACTATTTGTGATTGCAGTGGCCATCAGAAGAAGCAATTCAGAACCCATTTTGTTCTCCGCTGCTAACTTGGTTGCACATTTGTTGGTACCATGGTGACATGATGGCAAGCTCTAATCATCACCGTCATCAGCCATGCAGCAATCAGGCTGCccgggtctggggggggggggggggggcatgaataaGAAGCACCCTGACTACGGGGTGGATTAGAAGCCAAACGAGTGGGGCCCAAATTGTAAAACCCCACTCAGCAAGGCAAACCACAGAACCCCCAGAGCACAACATGGTGGAGAATGGAACAACAAAGAGAGAGCACAGAGGtgatggagggaaggaaaaagaCCAGCGTCCACTTAGGCAATCAGACCCACTTAGGCACTTTGAGAGTGCGAAGGgcagacgagtgtgtgtgtgtgtgtgtgtgtgtgtgtgtgtgtgctgggggggggggtccagagctgtatagcatccatccatcacatcCATGGTGGTGACCAAGAGAGCTTTCTGCAGACAATCTCATGCAGTAATTAAAGCACTTTAACCCGGCGGCTGGCTGTGTGCGAAGTTGCAGCACCGTGGAAATCCTATATTAGGCGGTCCGTCTCCAGCTACCTTCAGAGAGCCTGACGGAACCAGCTGTGACTGGCTGCATTAGAGCTTCTGACAGGTTGATGCCTTAACTGTAGACAGAGCCTTTAAATCTACAATACACATAGATAAGGATCTGTTGTTGCTCTAATACTGAAAGAAGATTTCAAAGAATAGTTCAATTCCACGAAAATACTAATACATGGTTATATAGTAAATCTGAAGCCAGGCTTTAATTTAAATAACATGCACACCGTACATGAAGCAAAGAGTCAGAACTTACGGTGAATGCCAAACTTCGAATGCTGACCGCACTTGTTAATAACAAAAACCATGATGAGAAGGAAAGCGCAAGCAAACACAGCGAGACCCACAGCCACGGACACCTGTCCagacaagaacacacacacattagcagtTACACCACGTTGTCGTGGACAGTCGTTGTATTTGCATCGGGACGGACAATCGCTGGATTTACCACAAACACACGGCTCTCTGAGTTTTCTGTCACGTCCATGTCCGGTTTGCTTGTTGGACCTGAGAGAAATACAGAGATGTTTatcaaggaaagaaaatgactcGTAACAAGAATCACATTTAGACAAAGACTTACTGAGATCGTCAAGGACTGGCGTGCGGGaagcaaaaaagacaaacacgtTTGTCATTTCTGCCGCTCATTACGAGAAAGGAAACCTTCCGTGGGTGCAAAACAAAGCTCCAGGAACTCACCTGGGATTATGCCTTCCGGGTCGAGCGGGTCGAATGGGTTCTCCATAAACATCCCGGTGGCTGTGGCCTCCTCTCGCCCCAGTTTGTTCTGCACAATCAGGGTGTAGAGGCCGTTGTTGATGTGGGTGGGCTTGTTGAGGAAGAGGCAGCCGTGCTTCACCGTTCCGTCGCCCGAGTCAGTGATGAGCTGGGTGTACGTGTAGGCCGACCTTTTCAGCTCCCTGCCGTTGTACAGCCAGGTGAAGGTCGGTTCGGGGTTACCGTCCACGGCGAAGGGGAAACACCAGTGGTGCTGCTGCACGGCGTCCCTCAGGAAGAGGATTTTAACTGGAACTGGCGAGAGATGAAGAACAATGTTGAGCTAGCGAGGAAACTGCCCTGAAAGACTCGGATGAAAAGTTTGGGAAATTCTTCCAATGTCTTTGTGCttaaatttaaattagaatTGGATTGTAGGGGAATTCCTACAATCTCACATGCTCAGTTTTCATTTCCTGCTACTTTCTTTTGGGGCTGTCAATCAGCTGGTCACATTGATTGATCAGCCTATCGTCTTGCTGctgcctttttaattttttttacatatcatTGTCTCTGTTACTCGAGTCCAtgcatgctgctgctctgtgcgccctccaccctcaccctcaccctcaccgaCCACCGGCAAATTCACCAAGTTTATTATTTCATCATCCTGtcgtctcagcagagtcatcagccgccgccgccaccaccaccactaccaGTGTTTTTTCTGTTGCTCCGGGCAGATTCCCTTCAATCACAAGAATCAAAGCACCGAAAAACTTTCTGACAGACTAATTATCGCATATCATCTGCTGCAATAAATACTGAACCTCCTGAATTACAGGTACTTCCAGGTACAGTCTGTAGTTGTACTACAGCACAGCACTTGAGTAAAAACACTTTGTAATTTTACACAACTGTTAGCAACAACAAGTGCAATGATTACTGATGCAGATGCATAAGCCTACGCTATAATTATTGCACATGCTGAATGTGCACCTTGATGGCGTGCA
The sequence above is a segment of the Brachionichthys hirsutus isolate HB-005 unplaced genomic scaffold, CSIRO-AGI_Bhir_v1 contig_1263, whole genome shotgun sequence genome. Coding sequences within it:
- the LOC137917313 gene encoding high affinity nerve growth factor receptor-like, with the protein product MWCRHDDCLTGHGYMVLRDNPLICSCELHWLQQWQNNERGDLDNQMLTCFSSDQEVLLSSMVIENCSLPEVTIISSKSKTKEGGNLTFECHVTGSPTPSVRWRTETLRSHFSTQEIIWGATLEIVLYLTNVSARDNLHNLTCEAENQAGPEEETVQLDIEFPVKILFLRDAVQQHHWCFPFAVDGNPEPTFTWLYNGRELKRSAYTYTQLITDSGDGTVKHGCLFLNKPTHINNGLYTLIVQNKLGREEATATGMFMENPFDPLDPEGIIPVLDDLSPTSKPDMDVTENSESRVFVVSVAVGLAVFACAFLLIMVFVINKCGQHSKFGIHRSSVLGTEDDLAVSLRFMNFGTSPPSSDEDSGLSSFVENPQYFCGIIKEKDMCVQHIKRQDIVLKWELGEGAFGKVYLAECAHLSPDSDKMLVAIKTLKDANESTRQDFQREAELLTVLQHQHIVRFYGVCTDGEPLAMVFEYMRHGDLNRFLRAHGPDARILEESKMPPLGQLTLPQMLHIAAQIASGMVYLASLHFVHRDLATRNCLVGEAMVVKIGDFGMSRDIYSTDYYRVGGRTMLPIRWMPPESIMYRKFTTESDIWSFGVVLWEIFTYGKQPWYQLSNSE